From Rhodanobacteraceae bacterium, the proteins below share one genomic window:
- a CDS encoding Transcriptional regulator, YafY family, with product MHQYERVIKLHGIFKSHRRPVGVQRLMEELGCSRATLYRDLAFLRDALGAPLDSDPEGAGYAYDQDEGERFELPGLWLTSEELSALMALEALVARSDPGVLADALAPFRARVEKLLNEHAGTHKQPLERIRVVPWGSRKFNQQAFRAVAGAVLARQQLKFRYRARTTGADSVRHVSPQRLTHYRDNWYLDAWDHDREALRSFALDRIGEPEVLDKTAVDRDEKELNDTLASSYGIFAGAPKAWATIRFSARAARWVADEHWHSLQEGRWLDDGRYELKVPYSQSRELVMDILRYGPDAQVVSPQSLREEIRIMHKLALDEYDHAKP from the coding sequence ATGCACCAGTACGAACGCGTCATCAAGCTGCACGGCATCTTCAAGTCGCACCGGCGGCCGGTGGGCGTGCAGCGGCTGATGGAGGAACTGGGTTGCTCGCGCGCCACGCTGTACCGTGACCTCGCTTTCCTGCGCGATGCGCTGGGCGCGCCGCTGGACAGCGATCCCGAAGGCGCGGGTTACGCCTACGACCAGGACGAAGGCGAGCGCTTCGAATTGCCCGGCCTGTGGCTGACCAGCGAAGAACTCTCGGCGTTGATGGCGCTGGAAGCGCTGGTGGCGCGCTCCGATCCCGGCGTGCTGGCCGATGCGCTGGCGCCGTTCCGCGCGCGCGTCGAGAAACTGCTCAACGAGCACGCCGGCACGCACAAACAGCCGCTGGAACGCATCCGCGTGGTGCCGTGGGGTTCGCGCAAGTTCAACCAGCAGGCGTTTCGCGCGGTGGCCGGCGCGGTATTGGCGCGCCAGCAGTTGAAGTTTCGCTACCGCGCGCGCACCACCGGCGCCGACAGCGTGCGGCATGTGTCGCCGCAGCGGCTGACGCACTACCGCGACAACTGGTATCTCGACGCATGGGATCACGACCGCGAAGCGCTGCGCAGTTTCGCGCTGGACCGGATCGGCGAGCCCGAAGTGCTGGACAAGACTGCCGTCGATCGCGACGAGAAGGAATTGAACGACACGCTGGCGTCCAGCTACGGCATCTTCGCGGGCGCGCCCAAGGCCTGGGCGACGATAAGATTTTCCGCGCGCGCGGCGCGCTGGGTCGCGGACGAGCATTGGCACTCGCTGCAGGAAGGCCGTTGGCTCGACGACGGCCGCTACGAATTGAAGGTGCCGTATTCGCAATCGCGCGAACTGGTGATGGACATCCTGCGCTACGGGCCGGATGCGCAAGTGGTGTCGCCGCAATCGTTGCGCGAGGAAATCCGCATCATGCACAAACTCGCGCTGGACGAGTACGACCACGCCAAGCCGTGA
- a CDS encoding Sulfite dehydrogenase (quinone), molybdopterin-containing subunit SoeA yields the protein MPHKNLKLNEPTGDEVKTTTCYMCACRCGIRVHLKNGRVRYIDGNPKHPVNRGVICAKGSSGIMQHYSPARLRKPLLRVGERGAREFREIEWDEALALAAKWLGDIRARNPDELAFFTGRDQSQALTGWWAQQFGTINYAAHGGFCSVNMAAAGMYTFGGSFWEFGEPDWERTRYLMLWGVAEDHDSNPIKLGLGKMKTRGAKIVAINPVRTGYASIADEWVPVNPGTDGLLAGALIHELLRTDRVDFDYLVRYTNAHHLVICDPGAADDGLIARGAQGKPLCAVRNDHQHRHPGESRGPATFETREKTLGPGFRRDDEQEQSRFVLVDATQTNIAPTVVGEYTLPDGRKAVPAFQLIAERFLADDYAPENVSERCGVDAATIRRLAAELAHVAFDEAIELPIAWTDTHGRKHDTMVGRPVAMHAMRGIAAHANGFHTCRTIHLLQILLGAIDTPGSFRYQPPYPKPAPPGNKPAKARKPDGTLTGNPLGYPQSPEDLLVDEHGTPRRIDHAFSWEFPLAAHGLLQSVIRNAVDGNPSKIDTLFLFMANMGWNSSMDTAATRTLLCARDDNGDYRIPHIIYADAYDSETVAFADLVLPDTTYLERYDCISLLDRPISDAEMAADAIRQPVVQPDRDVRPFQDVLLDLGARLKLPNMVGAGGHAIYKSYADYIVRHERAPGVGMLAGWRGTDGSQQGKGVANPDQLQRYIEHGCFFEAKIPEAGAYYRMANRDYLQWAQSMGFVGSTELVTMQLYCEVLQRFRLAAQGHGTVQPPESERARVERYFDPVPMWYDGSELPPPPAGEAARSAERAALGGGDSRESFPHPPFGHLPPQAGEGTARAAASEFPLCALTQRPMFMYHAWGSQNRWLRQIAARNVLYVHPRTLAAHALESGDWAWIASPRGRIRVEVCAHAATAPGTVWTWNAIGKKRGAWKLAERAPEFVDGFLLNHLIGERASDRAYANGDPVTGQAAWFDLKVRLEHDPEPRVPGHRFEPVDD from the coding sequence ATGCCCCACAAGAACCTCAAACTCAACGAACCGACGGGTGACGAAGTCAAAACCACCACCTGCTACATGTGCGCGTGTCGGTGCGGAATCAGGGTGCACCTTAAGAACGGCCGCGTCCGCTACATCGACGGCAACCCGAAGCACCCGGTCAACCGCGGCGTGATCTGCGCCAAGGGTTCGTCGGGGATCATGCAGCACTATTCGCCGGCACGCTTGCGCAAACCGTTGCTGCGGGTGGGCGAACGCGGCGCGCGCGAGTTCCGCGAGATCGAATGGGACGAAGCGCTGGCGCTGGCGGCCAAATGGCTGGGCGACATCCGCGCGCGCAATCCGGATGAGTTGGCGTTCTTCACCGGGCGCGACCAGAGCCAAGCGCTGACCGGCTGGTGGGCGCAGCAGTTCGGCACGATCAACTACGCCGCGCACGGCGGGTTCTGCTCGGTGAACATGGCCGCGGCCGGCATGTACACCTTCGGCGGTTCGTTCTGGGAGTTCGGAGAGCCCGACTGGGAGCGCACGAGATACCTGATGCTGTGGGGCGTGGCTGAGGACCACGATTCCAATCCGATCAAGCTCGGCCTCGGCAAGATGAAAACGCGCGGCGCCAAGATCGTCGCGATCAATCCGGTGCGCACGGGTTACGCGTCGATCGCGGACGAATGGGTGCCGGTGAATCCCGGTACCGACGGTTTGCTGGCCGGCGCGCTGATCCACGAACTGCTGCGCACCGACCGCGTGGATTTCGATTACCTGGTGCGTTACACCAATGCGCACCATCTGGTGATCTGCGATCCGGGTGCGGCGGATGATGGGTTGATCGCGCGCGGTGCGCAGGGCAAGCCGCTTTGCGCAGTGCGCAATGACCACCAACATCGTCACCCCGGCGAAAGCCGGGGCCCAGCGACTTTCGAGACTCGGGAAAAGACACTGGGTCCCGGCTTTCGCCGGGATGACGAACAAGAGCAATCGCGTTTTGTGTTGGTCGACGCCACGCAAACCAACATCGCACCGACGGTAGTGGGCGAATACACGCTGCCGGATGGTCGCAAGGCGGTGCCGGCGTTCCAGTTGATCGCCGAGCGCTTCCTCGCCGATGATTACGCGCCGGAAAACGTCAGCGAGCGCTGCGGCGTGGACGCGGCAACGATCCGGCGCCTCGCCGCCGAACTCGCGCACGTCGCGTTCGATGAAGCGATCGAACTGCCGATCGCGTGGACCGACACCCACGGCCGCAAGCACGACACGATGGTCGGTCGTCCGGTTGCGATGCACGCGATGCGCGGGATCGCCGCGCACGCCAACGGTTTCCACACCTGCCGCACGATTCACCTGTTGCAAATCCTGCTGGGCGCGATCGATACGCCCGGCAGTTTCCGTTACCAGCCGCCGTACCCGAAACCGGCGCCACCCGGCAACAAGCCCGCGAAAGCGCGCAAGCCCGACGGCACGTTGACCGGCAATCCGCTCGGTTATCCGCAATCGCCGGAAGACTTGCTGGTGGACGAACACGGCACGCCGCGCCGGATCGATCACGCCTTCAGTTGGGAATTCCCGTTGGCGGCGCACGGCCTCTTGCAGTCGGTGATCCGCAACGCGGTGGACGGCAACCCGTCGAAGATTGACACGCTGTTCCTGTTCATGGCCAACATGGGCTGGAATTCGTCGATGGACACCGCCGCGACGCGCACGTTGCTGTGCGCGCGCGACGACAACGGCGATTACAGGATCCCGCACATCATCTACGCCGACGCCTACGATTCGGAAACCGTCGCGTTCGCCGACCTGGTGCTGCCGGACACGACCTATCTCGAACGCTACGACTGCATCAGCCTGCTCGATCGCCCGATCAGCGACGCCGAAATGGCGGCCGATGCGATCCGCCAACCGGTGGTGCAGCCCGATCGCGACGTGCGGCCGTTCCAGGACGTGTTGCTGGATCTCGGTGCGCGGTTGAAGTTGCCGAACATGGTCGGCGCGGGAGGCCACGCGATCTACAAGAGCTATGCCGATTACATCGTGCGCCACGAACGCGCACCCGGCGTGGGCATGCTGGCCGGCTGGCGTGGCACGGATGGGTCGCAACAAGGCAAGGGCGTAGCGAATCCCGATCAGCTGCAGCGCTACATCGAGCACGGCTGTTTCTTCGAAGCGAAGATTCCGGAAGCCGGCGCGTATTACCGGATGGCCAATCGCGATTACCTGCAATGGGCGCAGTCGATGGGTTTCGTCGGCTCGACCGAGCTCGTGACGATGCAGTTGTATTGCGAGGTGCTGCAGCGCTTCCGGCTGGCGGCGCAGGGCCACGGCACGGTGCAGCCGCCGGAATCCGAACGCGCGCGGGTGGAAAGGTATTTCGATCCGGTGCCAATGTGGTACGACGGTAGTGAACTCCCTCCCCCGCCTGCGGGGGAGGCGGCGCGCAGCGCCGAGCGTGCAGCGCTGGGTGGAGGCGATTCTCGCGAAAGCTTCCCCCATCCGCCTTTTGGGCACCTTCCCCCGCAAGCGGGGGAAGGGACAGCACGTGCAGCCGCGAGCGAGTTCCCGCTCTGCGCCCTCACCCAACGCCCGATGTTCATGTATCACGCGTGGGGTTCGCAGAATCGCTGGCTGCGGCAGATTGCGGCGCGCAACGTGTTGTACGTGCATCCGCGCACGCTGGCCGCACACGCGCTCGAAAGCGGCGACTGGGCGTGGATCGCGTCGCCGCGCGGACGCATTCGCGTGGAGGTGTGCGCGCACGCGGCCACCGCGCCGGGCACGGTGTGGACGTGGAACGCGATCGGCAAGAAGCGCGGCGCGTGGAAGCTGGCCGAACGCGCGCCGGAGTTCGTGGACGGCTTCCTGCTGAATCATTTGATCGGCGAGCGCGCGTCCGATCGCGCTTATGCCAATGGCGATCCTGTGACCGGGCAGGCGGCGTGGTTCGACCTGAAGGTGCGGCTGGAACACGACCCCGAGCCGCGCGTGCCCGGCCACCGCTTCGAGCCCGTCGACGATTGA
- a CDS encoding Sulfate permease, Trk-type has protein sequence MTWHAWATAVIIVVAMALFASEKVRVDLVALITLGLLVALGIVSPEQALSGFSNEATVTVAAMFALAIGIERSGALDPIINLLSRIRKPWLLSLGMMLAIAPLGAFIKNTALVATFLPLALKVCQRTNTSPSRVLMPMAFAAQMGGVCTLIGTSSNLLVDSLAQKQGLQPFGIFEFTHLGVLLAAAGIIYLMVIGRWMLPKHLDNEFAGAMQVGKYVTELKVMPDSPLVGQTIAEARLGDQGVYPLELLRGERHMWSPRTQQLASGDVLLVRGEWDKLEDFRKKQELEINPEYTHSDGTDKAKVLIEAMIAPASMAEDRTLRDLDLLETFDATVLGIHRRGHLLRDQIRDVAFRTGDVLMMLLPADAVQRLRGDDRFVILNQRDDARRPRYKAFLAIAIMAAVVVVSALRWLPIPIAAICGVAAMALTRCFGRKDVYEGMDWKIIILLGAILPLGIAMETTGLAHVVVHGALDMVGNHGPLAALAMVYVLTALLTELMGHNPSVVLMVGIAASVAHAVHADPRPFVVAVAFAAATSFATPIGYPTNTMVYYAGGYRFLDFTKVGVPLIALFCALSMLLIPRIWPF, from the coding sequence ATGACTTGGCACGCCTGGGCCACCGCCGTGATCATCGTGGTCGCGATGGCGTTGTTCGCCAGCGAAAAGGTGCGCGTGGATTTGGTGGCGCTGATCACGCTGGGCCTGCTGGTCGCGCTGGGCATCGTCTCGCCCGAACAGGCGCTGTCGGGTTTCAGCAACGAAGCGACCGTAACGGTCGCGGCGATGTTCGCGCTGGCGATCGGCATCGAACGCTCGGGCGCGCTCGATCCGATCATCAATTTGTTGTCGCGCATCCGCAAACCGTGGCTGCTGTCGCTGGGCATGATGCTGGCGATCGCGCCGCTGGGCGCGTTCATCAAGAACACCGCACTGGTCGCGACCTTCCTGCCGCTGGCGCTGAAGGTCTGCCAGCGCACCAACACCTCGCCGTCGCGCGTGCTGATGCCGATGGCGTTCGCCGCGCAGATGGGTGGCGTGTGCACGCTGATCGGCACATCGTCGAACCTGCTGGTCGACTCGTTGGCGCAGAAGCAAGGCCTGCAGCCGTTCGGCATTTTCGAATTCACGCACCTCGGCGTACTGCTGGCCGCGGCGGGCATCATCTATTTGATGGTGATCGGCCGCTGGATGTTGCCGAAGCATCTCGACAACGAATTCGCCGGCGCGATGCAGGTCGGCAAGTACGTCACCGAACTGAAGGTGATGCCGGATTCGCCGCTGGTCGGGCAGACCATCGCCGAAGCCAGGCTGGGCGACCAGGGTGTGTATCCGCTGGAACTGCTGCGCGGCGAACGGCACATGTGGTCGCCGCGTACGCAGCAGCTCGCGTCCGGCGACGTGCTGCTGGTGCGCGGCGAATGGGACAAGCTGGAGGATTTCCGCAAGAAGCAGGAGCTGGAGATCAATCCCGAATACACGCATTCCGACGGCACCGACAAGGCCAAGGTGCTGATCGAGGCGATGATCGCGCCGGCCAGCATGGCCGAGGACCGCACGCTGCGCGACCTGGATCTTCTGGAAACCTTCGACGCCACGGTGCTCGGCATCCATCGCCGCGGGCACCTGTTGCGCGACCAGATCCGCGACGTCGCCTTCCGCACCGGCGACGTGCTGATGATGCTGCTGCCCGCCGATGCGGTGCAGCGCCTGCGCGGCGACGACCGCTTCGTGATCCTCAACCAGCGCGACGACGCACGCCGCCCGCGCTACAAGGCGTTCCTCGCGATCGCCATCATGGCCGCGGTGGTGGTGGTCTCGGCGCTGCGCTGGCTGCCGATTCCGATCGCCGCGATCTGCGGCGTGGCGGCGATGGCACTGACGCGCTGCTTCGGTCGCAAGGACGTGTACGAGGGCATGGACTGGAAGATCATCATCCTGCTCGGCGCGATCCTGCCGCTCGGCATCGCGATGGAGACCACCGGCCTCGCCCACGTGGTCGTGCACGGCGCACTCGACATGGTCGGCAACCACGGCCCGCTGGCCGCGCTGGCGATGGTGTACGTGCTGACCGCGCTCCTGACCGAACTGATGGGCCACAACCCTTCGGTTGTGCTGATGGTCGGCATCGCCGCCAGCGTCGCGCACGCCGTGCACGCCGACCCGCGCCCGTTCGTGGTCGCCGTGGCGTTCGCCGCGGCGACGTCGTTCGCGACGCCGATCGGATATCCGACCAACACCATGGTGTATTACGCTGGCGGTTATCGTTTCCTCGATTTCACCAAGGTCGGCGTGCCGCTGATTGCGCTGTTCTGCGCGTTGTCGATGCTGTTGATCCCCAGGATTTGGCCGTTTTGA
- a CDS encoding Mrr restriction system protein: MDRSVPGPKFVRYFGPLLDALREIGGSAKPEEAVDKVAQDMRIPDHVLDETLPSGAARFRNCVAWARFYLTREGLLDSSRRGVWSLTEQGRQTTLNHQQAYAIFRKWSKVFQEERKQREKDEPAAGLDIESADAASRDYREEVLAIILKLPPSGFERLSQRLLREAGFTQVLVTGKSGDGGIDGVGTLQVNPLVSFKVLFQCKRYASSVSPSQVRDFRGAMAGRADKGIIITTGTFTAEARREASRDGVPPIELIDGDKLINMLEQLELGLRPVTTYEVEPQFFKDFEAS, translated from the coding sequence ATGGATCGAAGTGTGCCCGGTCCGAAATTCGTGCGCTACTTCGGCCCGTTGTTGGACGCGCTGCGCGAAATCGGCGGCTCGGCGAAGCCAGAGGAAGCTGTCGACAAAGTCGCCCAAGACATGCGGATACCTGATCATGTGCTGGACGAGACGCTGCCTTCGGGGGCAGCGAGATTCCGCAATTGCGTAGCGTGGGCGCGCTTCTACCTGACCCGCGAAGGATTACTGGATTCGTCGAGGCGAGGCGTCTGGAGTCTGACGGAACAAGGGCGGCAGACCACGCTGAACCATCAGCAGGCTTACGCAATCTTTCGGAAGTGGAGCAAGGTATTTCAAGAAGAGCGCAAGCAACGCGAGAAGGATGAACCGGCCGCGGGACTCGACATCGAAAGTGCGGATGCGGCGTCGCGTGATTATCGCGAAGAAGTTCTCGCCATTATTCTCAAACTGCCACCGAGTGGGTTTGAGCGCCTTTCGCAAAGGCTGTTGCGTGAAGCCGGTTTCACGCAGGTTCTGGTGACGGGCAAAAGCGGTGATGGTGGAATCGATGGCGTTGGCACCCTTCAGGTCAATCCGCTTGTCTCCTTCAAAGTACTGTTTCAATGCAAACGCTATGCGAGTTCGGTCTCGCCTTCGCAAGTTCGGGATTTTCGCGGTGCGATGGCTGGGCGGGCCGACAAGGGGATCATCATCACGACTGGAACATTTACGGCAGAGGCTCGCCGCGAGGCTTCACGAGACGGTGTGCCGCCCATCGAGCTGATTGACGGAGACAAGTTGATCAACATGCTTGAGCAACTCGAACTTGGGTTGCGGCCGGTGACGACTTACGAAGTTGAGCCTCAATTCTTCAAAGATTTCGAGGCCAGTTGA
- a CDS encoding patatin-like phospholipase domain-containing protein, which yields MNDHRDLVVQSPAQPAVAVALGTGGARGLAHIGAIEAIAVAGYRITAVSGSSMGALIGGIYAAGKLDVYRDWVCALQKMDVLKLVDWTLSGAGLIKGDRIIGVLRELIGPVNIEELPIPFTAVATDLDREREVWLTRGPLFDAIRASIAIPTIFRPHLVRGHRLVDGGLMNPLPLTPLLQSPSDYTIAVNVNSAPETLASRTPVKQSARTGLRSRITAFVKRTIGNHDDKEAQPGWMDTLTQSLDLMQENLTGFRLAADRPDLVIEIPRNASAVYEFYRASELIELGRERAERALKAWKPQGRG from the coding sequence GTGAACGATCATCGTGACCTCGTGGTGCAATCGCCTGCCCAGCCCGCCGTGGCGGTGGCGCTGGGCACCGGCGGCGCGCGCGGGCTTGCGCACATCGGCGCGATCGAAGCCATCGCGGTCGCGGGTTACCGCATCACCGCGGTGTCCGGCAGTTCGATGGGCGCACTGATCGGCGGCATCTACGCGGCCGGCAAGCTCGACGTGTACCGCGACTGGGTGTGCGCGTTGCAGAAGATGGACGTGCTGAAACTGGTGGACTGGACGCTGTCCGGCGCCGGCCTTATCAAGGGCGACCGCATCATCGGCGTGCTGCGCGAACTGATCGGGCCGGTCAACATCGAGGAACTGCCGATCCCGTTCACCGCGGTGGCGACCGATCTGGATCGCGAGCGCGAGGTGTGGCTGACGCGCGGCCCGCTGTTCGACGCAATCCGCGCCTCCATCGCGATCCCGACGATCTTCCGGCCGCACCTCGTGCGCGGCCATCGCCTCGTCGATGGCGGGCTGATGAATCCGCTGCCGCTGACGCCGCTGCTGCAATCGCCCAGCGACTACACCATCGCTGTCAACGTCAACAGTGCGCCCGAGACATTGGCCTCGCGCACGCCGGTGAAGCAATCCGCGCGCACCGGCCTGCGCAGCCGCATCACCGCGTTCGTCAAGCGCACCATCGGCAACCACGACGACAAGGAAGCCCAACCGGGCTGGATGGACACGCTGACCCAGTCGCTGGACCTGATGCAGGAAAACCTCACCGGCTTCCGCCTCGCCGCGGATCGCCCGGACCTCGTGATCGAAATCCCGCGCAACGCCAGCGCGGTGTACGAGTTCTACCGCGCGTCGGAGTTGATCGAGCTGGGACGCGAGCGCGCCGAGCGTGCGTTGAAGGCGTGGAAGCCGCAGGGTCGCGGTTGA